The Anopheles moucheti chromosome 3, idAnoMoucSN_F20_07, whole genome shotgun sequence genome contains the following window.
aagagaagagtTTCTGAGTAAAAGACATTTGGTTTGATATGAAAGCGCCCCACGTCAAGCTGCACACTTCCCAAGGACGAAACAACAAGTTCGGATATCCTTCTTCACTTTGCGTACtgtttgttggtgtgtgtgagtgtgaagGTGAAATTTATCATGTCCATTATCGATGAAATGATTGCAACCTCTGGCCGTGTGCACCGGGGAATAAGCACCCACCCAGCAAGAAACATTCCGGGCACTCCTGGGGAAGCAGCTACGGATATGATTGGCTTAGCCGGTTTGGTTAGTGGAGAAAACTTTACCCACAAGGTGGCGTGTGGTGGCAGTGTGAACACGGTGCGACAAAACCGAGCGATGTAATATCTGTCAATATACTGCAGTGCCAAAAACGGCACCCACCCAGTGGCCGGAGGGCAAAGACAGtaccaaaaccaccaaacacGCGCCACCAACGAACGGACGGAGCATTCCTTTCTATTCAAATTCCTACATAAATTTTACCAACCAAATCTTCCTACTGGTTTGGGGATGGTGGAGGGTGGTGTGATGGGTGGAAACGCATTTTCGCGCTATGGGATGTTCTTTGCAATTCGCACCGAAACATACACAAACTAGCACGCACGCGTGTGAAGGCGTGTGCTGTTGTCGCACCGGATGGCGCACACTAGCCCGTCGATCGGAAGCTACCAGATCTACCATAACCTCAAAGCCTCCGAGCTATAGGAACAGTatctcacaaaaaaaagaattcacCAGGATGCAAAATGTATCGATGGTGGAGAGGTTGTGAAAGATTTCCCAACTCAACCTCGGTTTTTTAGCCTTCCAATTCTCACATGCTGGAGGCAAGAAGATGTAGAGTGGTAGAGAGTGGCATTTCACACTATACCATGAAACACGTTCACAGAGCGACACACGTTTCCGTTACGGTGGCAAGATTTATTGAAAATTCTTTTCACTCAAAAGCTCCAGCTGTCAGCCGCAAGTAATCGGGAGTCCAGGCAGTCTCTAGTACCTCTCCTTCCTTCCCACAGCtgctctttctttctctctgtcttcCTTCCAGCATGCTACACCCATGCTTAATGCACAATATTCGGTTTTACCAGCCAAACCTGCCACATACGGCAGTCCGAAAAGGACGCTTCCGATGTACACTGCTCACGGAAGCAGCCCAGTCCTGGCGTTTTCTGTGGTTTGGCTTTCAATTCCGGCCGCAAAGCCACTTCTAACCGGCTCTCTTTTAAATCACTACTTTACTCCCCATCCGATAGTGAAGTGGATTGATTGGATCCGGACATTGATGAAAATGCTACTCCTGTCCAGTGGATGATTAGTTCGTGTGCAATAGTGTAGTCGGACGGCTTGCAAGTGACAGGATATGTTTCTTTGGGAATCATGGCCAAAAAACGCGGCAAGTCTGTGTACAATCGTATCTAAGGATGCAcctttaatattaatttaaatttatagtAGTGAAAGTAATACTCGCAGCCCGTTTATGTTATCAAGCCGTTATCAAGCGTATTTGGAATTAGTTCATGATTCCTTCTAAAGTGTATCATGTGGAACAAATACATTTTGATTACGTAGAACAATaagtaaaatataaaatataactcATTATCCTTCTCATTCGTATATGGTGGGACCTAGCTAGAGATTGTTATTGTGAACTTTCCTCTATAAACAACTGTGGTTAAAGCCATTGTTGAGGGGCTATAAgagaaacaaatggaaagaCTAGCTGCAAAAAGTTACTTTCattgaataaaaatgcaaTCTATCTACACCACTAGTATAATATACCTTGTTTACATTAATAAAAAACTAATTATACAACATTAAACATCCCCACGCGATGCAGGTTCTTTAAGATTTTTCACACAAAAGGTTTATGACCAGGGCACATTTCAACTTTAAGACAGACTTTAAGTGCATTCTACATATTTCCCTCCAATATTACTCTCTCCTACCCTCTCTGTCATCTAAATCGATTTCCTTGGCTCATATTTTTTCCAACCTTAAAAAGCGATAAAACGCTTTGCAAAAAGTTATGACCGTTACGACTGTGAAAATTCGCTTGCTTCCGGAtggtattttctttctttgttgcGCATGACGCtggtgcaaataaaaaatgaaaaacagcaCGAAATAATATTAACGTTATAAcccaataaaaacaaagaaacaacaacggTGTCCTCCggtcttgttttcttttattgccTTGCACGCCCCATCAATCTTAACATCGGTTGCTCACATTTAGCTTCTAGGCTGGGCGAAACGAACGCGCGCCAAAGATGCAAGTGACGTTTCCATTTGGACGCAACAAACAACCGTCAGGTGATGGTGAGGAAATCAATCGCATACGTATTACGTAACATAAAGCTGCTGGTCGTAATGCCGCTGGGTgtgtttggaatgttttaccaATATTTTTTGCAATCTTGACTGGCTTAATTGTAAAGAAATAAGAACAACATTGTTGCTGGACGGTCGATAAACTATGAACGAGCTAGTTCTATGTACGAACGAGTTTGGAAAAGTGCATCCCAAAAATGTGGTAATCAAGGCAATCACACTTTCAGGCAAAAGTGTTAAAGTTGCTTACTTATCTAGCGCTGGAATGCAAATGTATTTCTCTAATGCAACTTTACGCTCATGTTAGTGGAGTAAAAATGCCCCAACGTACAGCCTTGCTTAGTTTCCATTTATTGTAGATAGATGCATTTGCATGTCTACACTATGGTCGGGAAACGAACATCAGTGTAATGAGCTTTCGATAGTAGACAAAGATAAGATATTTACTTCCTCTAGACGACTTACTGCTGAGTTGTGTTTGACTAGCACGCCAAAATTTATGCAAGAATGGCTTTGTTTCCAAAGAGCCAAAGAGTTTCATAGTTTTCGCTCATAATCCTTCCGAACTAGTCCGTAACATAGTCCTAATGTTggtaattgcatactttcaggtaTTACAGATACATCCAGAGCTACCTAAATCATTTACCACGAACGAATATTTCTATTCCATCTTCTTCTCTTAGATTTAACTATTGAACAAACTTCCAGCACGCACAGAATAAGCGAGCTTTTTGGGCCGAAAGTCTTTATCGAAACCGCGAGAATGTCTCACACCGCACGGATTAGCAAGACAACCAGGTGGTCAATGAAGAATTCGAAACTTCTGCTCGATCGCAACGCTGTAGTGCACTTGAGAGCGAAACACGGCTTTGAACTAAAGCCGAAACGCAACCACCGCGGCCAAATTCCCCATAAAGCTGACGTAAGGATGCCCAAGACCTCACAAACCATCCAGAGACAACACTTCCCCAAGGTGATTATGTATTTTTTCatgaataaatataaatctTCACGAAGCCTAGTCTGCTGCATCAAACGAAAAGCGATGAGTCCCAGTAGTGCAGAAACACTTCACCGTCTTCACGTTCGTATGAAGCTCTCTGCACTTTTGTCGagataatttaaacaatttaaacttTACCACTATCCCGCCACGCGTCCCAATGGTACTGAAAAGGGCTGGCCCTGGTTTCTGCACACTAACAACCCTACAGGGAACACGCCCAACAATCGGGATGCGGGAAAAGGCAGAACGCGTTACGTGCTCAACCCCTCGAAAAAGCTCTCGGTCCGTACGAGAATGAAAAACATGGCGCTGCAATCTGGCGGGGAGTTTCAAACGATAACAAGGATTTAGAGGAACGCGAGTGGAATAAAGCAACGAATACAAGTCCCCTTGAAGCAGTCGTCAGGATGGGCAACTCCGTACAGATGGTGTGGCATGCAATTGTTACAATCGATTCATAATACTACCACAATGGAGATGAgttgcaacaaaacgaaaaacaatataACGAAATCAATTGCTGGCAAGAGAAGGATCAACTGGGAATTGAGAGTTCAGCTACACTGCAACCAGATAAATTCATGAGCAACAATTGACCTACCGATTTTTGATTTGTTCAGATTACCATTGACTTGTAATTGTGTAATTACTATGCTATACTTTAAAAACTTAACACTTAACagatataaaaacatttatcTTTAAAGTTGATCCTCAGCTTTAATGCTCTTATATAACAACTAATATGTTGATTCAAATAACCCTGCATGATATTACAATCTACACTGGTACATTAAGCAtattaatgtttctttttatgaaaataatattCTTTCAAAGTTTTGAGTACAAGACCTGCACTATATTATTCTTAAATCAAAAAGATTTTCTAGTTTTCTAAACTTTTATATAATCTTTGGAATATCATTTATGTAAAAAGTTTTAAACCTCTAGATATGCCATACACTATGTTGAAAGAGGGGGTTCTATTTGGGAACATGATTCAATATTTTCACTAGCATCTCTTAATGGACACATAAACCTCGTACAATATAAAATGATGTTTCCTTCAACCTTCTTCAATATTTCCCATACCCTCCACATTACACTTACTCGTTGTGCGGTATATCCTCATCCGGGTCGGCATTCACTGGGGCAGGATCCAGCGCAAACAACAAAGAAACCAGCAACAATAACGATCCCGTTAGCAAATGGCGCCGTCTCCAGCGCCACCACCTACTCTGGGGCAGCTCCATCGCGCACCGACCACTTCCGATCGGGGATCGGGGACACACCGTGCAGGATCTCGATCGATGCGCTCTGTTTCAATTTCGTGTTACACTCAGCCGAATTGGCCGttctaaataaaaataaaaacacacacaccgcacacaacGCGCACTCTAACAAACACTGTCCGGACAACCGCTGTACACCCGTGAAGCAAGCAGGAATGCTTTCCTACGCCACAGAAACACGTCGTAAGGTTTTGGAGATGAGCTTCGGCTTCTTGTGGGCCAATTGTAGACTACCCTACTGTTTTATGGTTTATTTATCTTGCTTTACGACCCAAGGCCACAGCCAGCGCCTCGGAAACACTCACACGAGGGAGTAAATGCATTCACCTCGCGGTTTAGTATCGCGAACCGGTCACAAACCACATGTCTACAGAAGGACACGTTCACCCACAACACGGCACGGCAAGTATACGTGGGAACCTACACAGTAGGGAAGGTGGAATGAGAAGATCAGAACACATTGGTGTTTATcaataaaacatacaatttaaatataaattacacCCTACGCGTACCCACAACCACACGCAGCCTTTCATAGTGAAATTGAACGCATAACATTTTATGGTACTAGGTAACCGTTATCGTTACCACGGTTACCACCCGTACCCGTGCCACTTGGACGTTCATGAGGAGGGTTTGGTGCGCAAATTTCGCTGAAGAGATTTGGAAGttgaagcgaagaaaaaaaactttggaCCCTGCTAATGTTGGCCCCCAAGTTGCATCGTTCGATGTACAAGTGCATCCATACAGGACTTGTCTCTCTATTCACAACACTCTCTAGCAACTGCAGCTTCACACAactccaaacacacacgcacactcacacacaaatgcaCATAGTATACTACTACAATCTAGCATCACGGGGTGTGTTGCTGTGGGTAGTAGCCTACACACGCAAGAAACTCCCGTACCAACACATTCACGCACGTGCTGCAAATGGGATGATTACGGATATCTTCGCCTACACACCGACCGGACCGGAAGTGCAGCGTAAGAGCACGTGGTGCGTGGTCGTGGCGTCTCGTGGTGCGTAGGATGCGGAAATACGACGACACACTCACTCGCACCCAAGGGTGTCTGTACAGCGTAGGCAAATATACACCCATCGATTCAATCGACTATTATgtatagttgttttttttattttcatgttcTCACACACTTTTCCCTTAACGCTACACACATACGTATGACCTTGTGCGGTTGAACTGTGGTGTGCTCAACTGCAAATACGGACGTCGCCCGTGATTGGGGTGGTTGTGCATCCGGGAGTGTAATGCATTTTGCACCCGAAACGCAATCAATGTCACTAATCGTTGCATCTGTACTGATTCACTTGTACTAGCTAAGAAAGCAAAAACCTTCACTAtagtattatttaaaaaaaaaaaaacaaaacaaaaatgcaggaaaggtgtaagcaaaaaaaagggaagaaaaagaagtaaataaaagaatgTACAAAAAAGCAAGATAAggatacaaaacaaataaaacagaaaaacaaaataaaactattaaaaaacATAGTCGATGTCTAGGAACTAGGAACTGGAAACTGGATGTCGATAACTAGGAAACACATAACACACTTGCAGCCAGTTTTCCTTAGAACACACATTACAATCAGGTAGTTTTGagctttttcttcacttttatCCTTATTTGTATTAAATCTTGTGCCAAACTTCCATACATAACTGGACCATCTCTACACTAACCCGAAGCCATCGGAGTTTGATTAATGCTTCTCACCAGCGATGCCTTGCCGATGGCTCATGCTCcttatgcacacacacacaccttcacCCGTACAGAATGTCCTTGCCTTTCCTTTCCACAGATGAAACACAATGTACTACAGTTCCCCTCCCGTGAACATTTCTCTTGCTATTTCGCGCGTGCAGCTTCGCTCGCAGCACACAAAACGAGAAtccattttccatcgcttTTCCCCACTAAAATCTTTATCCTGTTCAGTTTGGAGGTTATGATGAAGATTGtaggtgtatgtgtggtgttgggttttttgttgttgttgctttctttttgcCACAAAGCGAATGCAATTCTGGTACGATACGAAGCGTAATCCGCCGCAGCATCTGCTTGCCTACAACTCATTGCTTTACTCACACACTCCAACGAATACTGACCACTCGGCTCTGGAAGTCCTTTTTTCCTATTTACTACTTGCTTGTAGCTGGTACTCCAAGTTTAAGCTTATAGTAGTGCGTTTGCGATAGTATTCCACACaattcacacacatacacaaccacAAATGTGATAATACACAGATATATCCATTGTAAGCCGTGAGATGGTTCGTTCTAACAAAATatcaccaaaaaaaatggcacctTTTCCACGTTACCAATCATCAAAATCCCTAGAATTCAATATCCGTAGGGCACACTAgagcaccacacacacacacacacacacacacacacacacacacacacacacacacacacaatccgCCATAAAACGTTACAGGTCACATGCTTCAAGGCCAGAACACTGAACACGCTGGGAGATGCAATCTTCTCTGCTGCACTTGCATCTGCTGCTCCAAACGGCAAATTTAGCAGATTCGTAATCTCAGTTCATCACAGCTTCCGAAAACGGAGCCGCCTCAACACGGCTGCTGGGAAATCCAATCCCGTTGGGCGGGGTGGTGGTACGGTCCTTTCTTTCGGTGCCTGCCTGCACTTACATTTTCTGTCCACCCGTACCACTCCCATGCCACACAAGCTTTCCCCAATTCCACCATTGcgaatgaaggatgctttccttCCGACAAGGAAAaatcccccccaaaaaaacaaggGTGTGCAGGTGTGTGAAGTGTGCGGCACTCTCGCATATTCACAACGGGCATCTTCTTTGGGGAGGAGGTTTGCTGTCCCTTTCCGTCCAACGTGCGATTCACGGACACGGAAAGCACATGATCACATGCACGCACGCGTGCCCCACGGGGAAGGACACTTCAACCCATCGAGCTCCACGCTTACCCAGCAAAAGAGCGGGAGGGCGAGAGCGAAATAGAAAGAGCGTGAAAAGTGAGTATGAAAGGAGTCGGCCAGCGGAGACAGGGCACGTCACTTCGGCACCGTCGTCTAACATCCGTCTAATCGAGTTAGTATAATCACCACCGATCGGAGAGCACAGcgaaatggaaacgatttTTCGGTTCAGCTACCTTCGGCGGTGAAGCCCGCGTTATTTGCCCAAAAGGGCAGGAACGGCGACGAACGGTGGGATCGGTGGGATGCAAAACTTTTGGGTGGCACcaacgcaaaagaaaaaataacggCAAACCAAACGGGGAGAAAGTTGATGAGAACTTTACAAATCCGCAAAAAGAAGCGCGTTTGGGaggtgtttttcctttttcgtttcCTGTGTGCGCGTGAGTGTTATATTGCTCTGCTCGGGCACTCATTTACGGTAAGCGTTACGctagattttttgtttgtttgttccatttgCAAGGCAGAAATATTGAGTAAGGATTGTGTGGCGGTTCTTGTATAGGTATAAATTTAcacaaccacccacccacccgaaTCACAGCCGAATTTagaccacatacacacacacgtgtacTCCACAGTGCAGAATAAAACGGGCACTCCAGTAGCGGTGGCAAATATGTCCCCTTCTCGCCATCTATTCGGGTCACATTTCGATGCACGGCAGGCAAagtgttttcaattttctccaAATTTCACCACACAATCCGCAGTAATTGATTCCAGCCGTAAATAGCATGCCCATACCCCCGCTGTACCAGTAATCCGAACCGGGAAAGGGGAAAAGCAAGCGTCCCCAGCACCGTTTTTGACCGAAACCGGAGCCCACGGTACGATGGGACCACACGAACCGTACGCGTACGCTAGCCGATACTACTGAGACCGATGGGAAACGCGCGTATTCCTTCGAGCCACTTTTTCCATCCTGATACCGTGGAGAGAATTTTCCTCCACTCGTTGCctagacacatacacacacactcacacatgtATACAGGTTCCCCCCAAAACGCGGTGGTTCGTTTTTGCGCGAGTCACAGACCGGATGCGCACGCGCCTGGAAAACTCACGAGACCTTGCGAGCGTGAGAGAGAAAATATTGGCAGCGTTTTTTTCCACCGGTCCGCCAAGCAATTTCCACCATCGTGTTCGTTTCATGTTTAGGGATGAGGGGGGAAAAAGAgtcaaaaactttaaaaaatagcCAACCCAGCCCAACACGGACAAGGCATTCTTGATGGCGTTAAACACTTTTGTTCACCTTTACTACACGGTTTTACCTCTAGGCTGTGATTTTAAACCACTCAAATCTTATTCGGTTGGCGCTTGACGAAGGAAAACACACCTTCCTGAAGGCATCCAACAAGGGACACAGGAACGCCGCCACTGTCAAGCGCTTTTGTCCTTGTGTTGAAATTTGGGGGAAAAACTCATCTGACACATGGAGTGGATCGATAGATGCTTTTGAAATGTGCTGTTTGACAGGGCGGTCGGAAAAGCCTTTTCGGAAAAGCGACTTCAGTACACCACGGCCAACCCAACTGGCCAAACTCGAGAACTGCATAACCTTTCGCTATCCAGTTTAAACTCTACAGGAACTTACTATGGACCCATTCAATTCCTATTTGCATATCTAAATTCCCATCTAATTTGATCTAAGTTTCGCCCAATTCCTTGTGAACACTACCTAAGTTTGTATATTGAACTAAAGTTAAGCTCATTTGACTCATTCCGGGCTGTTCGTCGAAAGTTTGTGGTACCTTTCTCTAGACTCGATTCGAATGTCTTGAAAATTACTTCAAAGAAGACCGATTTTCgcgtttataattttttttatcttaatCCTAAACAAACGCCTTGCAGCTCAATTGCATTGTGATGCTTCATATCGCGTCTAGGATTGAtacgtttgtttactttgaaCTACCTAGGATTAAGGGTTTCCTCGTTTCATTTCTCAATACCTATTTATATCTCAACCTTTTCAATACAttgatgagatttttttttgtaacaatatCCTTGTCTAAAGCATTACTTGATTTACCTCAACATCATGCAAATTTCGCCTTACTAGGACTCATATCTCATAGTTTTAAAAATCATACATTTAGTTGAGCTGCATACCTAGTTGGTATGAGATTCGACGCTTGACCAAAGATGTATTAAACCAAACATCGAGCCAAGAAACCATATGACAAACCTTGTAACCCCTAATTTCTAAGTGATCTCCAATCGTACACAAATATCCAAGGCTACTAAATATCATGTTACTGTAATTTATCtttgttttatcatttttctttcacacaAATATGTATCGTTTCATTGTCTTTTCAACCCTCTACAGGTAGAGCGAGGCCGCGAACACGATATCGCGCTTCAGCAACCGAATCGCTTCGGCGAACTTATTCTCCAGATCCGTGTTTCCGATCGTCTTCGACGCTTGCACCATCTGCCGCAGCAATTCCTCCAAACGACGCATGCACCGAATAATGGAACCTTCGAAAATGTCCGTCATCTTGCAGAGCTGCGCAAACGAGGAGCCCTTGCACCAGCACAACACCACATCCATCAGGAACGGTTTGAACGACTCTACGTACCGCTCCTCGTCAACTTCCACCTTACACTCGTTCGATACCTTCGCTATCCGTCTGGCTAAATCCTGCATCTGACGCAACGGTCCGGATAGTTCCTCCGTTGCTGCCGGCATTTCACTGCTTTTCTCATCGCACACAAAACAGCTCAACAAGGCGCACGATTGCGCCGGCGTCAGTTCGGTAAACGTTCCGTTAAACACCATCTCCGTGATGAGCAATTCATCGGCACAGCTCAGTTCGCATGCCACTCTTCCCTTGAACTCGATCACATCGGCCGTAGAGCAGTAACCCAATCTTCGAAGCActctttttctgtgtttcaaTTCGCTCATCTGCAGCAGACTGCGTGCTTCCCGTAGTGCgttcttttcgtttcgcaactcCTTCTCCAGATCTAGCTTATTCATGTACTGGGCGTACACTCTCTCTAAACCGGACGATTCATGCAGCGGGTGAGCAAACAGACGCTTCTCAAACTTATCAATCATCTCCACAATGCCCTGAAATGCCTTCTCTTGGATGTGCATATCGGTCATCGGATTCAGCAGTGGCGGGCCCTGCGGAAAACGCTTCTTTACTTCCTCGATCGTTTTCAACACCGATCGACGATTATCCGATGGACGCAGATCGTTCGGATAGTACACACGCAGGGAGCTGATGCGTGACACGAGCTTGTGCAGCACGGGAACTACCTCTACCGAACCACGTTTTCCCGGTGGACAAGGTTTGGGGATGCCCTCCTTCTCGAACCCATCAGCAACGTGCAGCAACACATCGATGATAACCTTCTGCTCCGTCTTGAGTGGGTTTTGCTTTGAATCGGCATTTTCCTTCTTGAAGTTCACTATGATGCCCCATTCGAACTCGCCTGCATCCGATTGAATCTTAATCATACGACCCGGTTGCAGGAACGGTACCAGATATACTGGGCGCGTTATGTACTCCCGGAATTCTTGCCCAAGCCGGTCCAGCTGCTCACGAATGTGATGGTACGATGCGATCGACTGTTCATCCTTAATCTGCACTCCTTGCAGCTGCTTCTGTTTCTTTTGCACGCGCTTGTAAATCTCCGGTATGGACGATTGGTTCTGAAACTGGAAGAACGACCGTTCCAACATGTACTCGGGATTAATCTCCTCCACGCGCAGCAAGTTCAGCACCATATTGTACGTCAGATGAAATGCGGAATTGATCGGATCCGGTTTGCCCTGTACAATTTCCTTCCCAACCGTCGGTGAGACGGCTTCATCGATCATCAGAATAACGATACCCTTGTCATCTAAGCCACGCCGACCGGCACGTCCCGACATTTGGATGTACTCACCGGACGTTACCCAACGGAAGTCTTTCCCGTCAAATTTACGTGGTCCGGTGAAGAGAACGGTTCGTGCAGGCATGTTCAATCCCATTGCAAACGTTTCCGTAGCAAACAGTGCCTTAATCAACCCTTCGCCAAACAAAATCTCGATCGTTTCCTTCAGAATTGGTAGCAGTCCACCGTGATGTATGCCTATGCCACGACGTAGCAAAGGTAATACATTCTCAACCTGGGGCAACTGACGATCCTCCTCCGTCAGCACATCCATCGCGTTGTTGAACACTTCATCTACAAGCTTTTTCTCCATCGTCGAGTTAAAGTCAAGCTTTGCCATCTGCATCGCGTAAACCTCGCAGTCCTTCTTGCTGAAGGAGAATATGATGACCGGTGCAAAGTTTCGCTCCATTATCATCTTCACAATCTTGAATATGTTCGTTTCACCTGCATTGGACGCTTTCAGACCACCCTTTTTACCCTTCTGATCACCCTTTGCAGCCTCTCCGGCCGTCTGCAGCACATTCATGGCCGTGTTGAAGTTGTCCTCCTTAAATTGACCCCGTTCATCCACTACCAAGTGAATCCCGTCACCACCGGCCGGAAACAGGTAGTGCTGTAGTGGAGTAGGTCGATAATCGGTATACACCACATGACAGGGTTGTTTGTGCAAATGGCACACCCATTCAGCAAACTGGCGCGCATTAGGTATCGTAGCCGACAAGAACACGTAGTGCACATTGTCCGGTAACAGAATCAACGTTTCCTCCCACACTACTCCACGTTCTTTGTCACGCATGTAATGAATC
Protein-coding sequences here:
- the LOC128302017 gene encoding exosome RNA helicase MTR4, whose product is MSNVDDLFSVFEQENDEDNGPVPVVLTESATTASVNNSSNDDTTEKGELAPAGTKRDLEVIEVGSDEEQVSKKAKVESILDDINLDNIESRIKVHTIQSPEACTHEVAVYPDQKYIPLAPATGKPAKEYAFVLDPFQKEAILCIENNQSVLVSAHTSAGKTVVAEYAIAKSLADKQRVIYTTPIKALSNQKYREFHEEFKDVGLVTGDVTINPSASCLIMTTEILRNMLYRGSEIMREVGWVVFDEIHYMRDKERGVVWEETLILLPDNVHYVFLSATIPNARQFAEWVCHLHKQPCHVVYTDYRPTPLQHYLFPAGGDGIHLVVDERGQFKEDNFNTAMNVLQTAGEAAKGDQKGKKGGLKASNAGETNIFKIVKMIMERNFAPVIIFSFSKKDCEVYAMQMAKLDFNSTMEKKLVDEVFNNAMDVLTEEDRQLPQVENVLPLLRRGIGIHHGGLLPILKETIEILFGEGLIKALFATETFAMGLNMPARTVLFTGPRKFDGKDFRWVTSGEYIQMSGRAGRRGLDDKGIVILMIDEAVSPTVGKEIVQGKPDPINSAFHLTYNMVLNLLRVEEINPEYMLERSFFQFQNQSSIPEIYKRVQKKQKQLQGVQIKDEQSIASYHHIREQLDRLGQEFREYITRPVYLVPFLQPGRMIKIQSDAGEFEWGIIVNFKKENADSKQNPLKTEQKVIIDVLLHVADGFEKEGIPKPCPPGKRGSVEVVPVLHKLVSRISSLRVYYPNDLRPSDNRRSVLKTIEEVKKRFPQGPPLLNPMTDMHIQEKAFQGIVEMIDKFEKRLFAHPLHESSGLERVYAQYMNKLDLEKELRNEKNALREARSLLQMSELKHRKRVLRRLGYCSTADVIEFKGRVACELSCADELLITEMVFNGTFTELTPAQSCALLSCFVCDEKSSEMPAATEELSGPLRQMQDLARRIAKVSNECKVEVDEERYVESFKPFLMDVVLCWCKGSSFAQLCKMTDIFEGSIIRCMRRLEELLRQMVQASKTIGNTDLENKFAEAIRLLKRDIVFAASLYL